Within Sphingobium aromaticiconvertens, the genomic segment CAGCGCTTCCCCCCGTTCCGGCGCGAACGGATCGGCATTGGCATCGACGCCCTGATTAAAGCGGAAAGATCGCCCCCAACTGACATAGGCCGAGACGTTCTGGCTCGGCGCGAAGGTGAAGGCGGCGCGCGGCGAGGTGACGGACGGACTTTGCCGGTCCTGAGTGCCAGTGCGGTAGTTGATGTTGTGCTGGCGTATCCAGTCGTGCCGAACCCCCAGGAGCAGGCTGAACATACTGCCCAGCGTCATCAGGTCCTGCGCATAGAGGCTCTTGCCGCGAAGCCGTTCGAGCAGGTCCTGGTTCAGTGTCGCGGCGGGCTTGGGCTGCCCATAGACCGGGTTGAAGATGTCGATGTCATAGGGGTTTGCCGCAGTCGGGCTGAAGCGATGGAAGATACGGCGCTGGTCATAGTCGAAGGCGTCGCCGCCGATCCGAAGCTGATGCTCAACTCCCAGAAGGGAACCGTTAGCGCTCAGTTCGATCCGCCCCGACAGATCCTGCCAGCTATAGTCATGGATACGCAACTGCCGCCCCAGACGCGTGCCGATCAGCGCACTGTTATGCGTCGACTGCCCGGCCAGCATCCCGTCGCGATACTGCATGCCCGCCTCGATCGCGATGCCGTGCGCCAGGTCTATCGTCAGTGTTCCCTGATGTTGGCTGGTGCGCTGGCGCATCTGGCCATCATTCGGTTCGCCCAGAAAACGATCACGCGGCAATGCCTTGCCGTCACCATTGAACGCCACCAGCCCGCGATCATGGGTAAAGTGGACGAGGTTATATTCAAGCTGATAGAGAAAACGGACGCCATCCGCCGGTTGCCAGCCGATCGACGGCGCGATGAGCAGGCGGTCGCTGCGGTTATAGTCTCGAAAGCTGTCGCCCTGTTGATAGACGCCGATCATCCGGACGCCCAGCCCAGCCGCCGCTGGTCCGCCGAAATCGACACTGCCGCGCCTCGTGTCATAGCTGGCATGGGACAGGTCGGCTTCCGCGTGGAAATGATCCAGCGGTGCCTTTGTCACGATATTGATTGATCCGCCCGGCTCGCCCTTGCCGGACAGGGCGGAAGCGGGCCCTTTGAGTATCTGGAAGCTGTCCACCGTCGCCACGTCCCGTCGCGCATTAAAGCCGCGATTAGCGCTGAATCGGTTGACCAACAGGTCTGGTCCCTGATTGATGTCGCCGGAAAACCCCCGGATTGCATAGGCGTCCCATGCACCGCCAAAACTATTCTGCCGCGACATGCCACCTGCCAGATCGAATAGCTGCGACAGGTCGGTGAATCCGGCCTGATCGATCAGCCGGTCGTCCAGCAAACGAACATTCTGCGGCAGCAGCAGCGGATCGATGACCAGCCCACTGATGCTGGTGCTGGCCTGTCGCGACCCGGTGATGACAATGGCCTGCTCTTCTCCAGCCTCTTGCGCGCGGGCAATATCTGGCGCGAGCAGCGTGGCGGACGCGGCCAGAGCCATAGAAGCGAGCGATTGTCGTAGCATGCAAGTTTCCCCCCGGGCATAGATGCCGGCGGATGAACGAAATGAGATAATGTTACATCGCGCCGGCACGCCCCATAGAAACCGGGTTGCCCACTCGTCAATAAAATAATGTTATAACATTTCATTGACAGGGGCCATTGTTGTCGAACATGTTTATGGGATCAATCAGGGAGCTTCATTCATGCCACTGACCGCCGCCGGCCAGTTGATAGCCATTGACGATATTCGCCTGTCCTATGGATCGCACCAGATACTGCGCGGCCTGTCGCTGCATGTCGCTGCGGGGGAAATCTATGCCCTGCTTGGTGGTAATGGCGCGGGTAAGTCGACGACCCTGTCGACTTTGCTGGGCTTTGCGAAACCCGATAGCGGCACGGTTCGCATCTGCGGCTTCGATCCGGTCGTACAGGCTGACGATGCCCGCGAACAGATTGCCTATGTGCCGGAGAATGTGGCGCTCTATGATCATCTGAGCGCGCGGGAAAATGCACACTATCTGCTCGCCCTGTCGGGGCGTCAGCCAGCGCAGGCGGACATCGATGCGGCGTTCGCGGCGACCGGGCTTCAGCAGGCGGCGTGGAACAAGCGCCTGTCTGGTTTCTCCAAAGGGATGCGGCAGAAAGTAGCGATCTCGATCGCGCTCCTGCGCGAGGTGCCGGTGCTGTTGCTTGACGAGCCGTCCTCGGGCCTCGATCCGCGCGCTACCGCCGATTTCAATGCGCTGGTCCACGGCGTCGCGAAGAAGGGTGCAGCCGTTCTGATGGTGACGCATGATCTGCTGAGTGCGGTGGACATTGCCGACCGGATCGGCTTTCTGGAGGCCGGACGGATCGTCGATGAAGCGTCGGCCCAAGGCGAAGAGCGGTTCGACGTGCGCGAACTGCACCGCAAGTTCGCGCACGAGGCAGTCGCGGCATGAACCCCGTCGGCTCCTCTCCCATCCGTCTGGTCGCGGCCGATGAACTGCGCCTGATGTTGCGCAATCGCGTGGGCATGGTCGCCTTTTCGCTGCTCGTCCTGCTGACCCTCGTCGCGGCTTTCATTGCGTGGAGCCATCAGCGCGACATTGCCGAGATGCGGGCGCGGTTCCAGAACGAGGCGACGCAGGCGTTCGACGCCCAGCCCGATCGCCATCCGCATCGCGTCGTCCATTACGGCCATTTCGTCTATCGTCCGCTCGGGCCGCTGGCGGCGTTCGACCCAGGCGTCGACGCCTTCACCGGCAACAGCATGTTTCTGGAGGGACATCGCCAGAACACCGCCAATTTCGGCGACATCCGCCAGTCCTCGCTGCTCGTCCGCTTCGGCCAACTGACCCCGGCGTTCGTGCTGCAGGTCATCGCGCCGCTGCTGCTGATCTTCCTGGGTCATGGCGTGGTTGCACGCGAGCGGGAACGCGGCACGCTTCGGCAGTTGCTGGTGCAGGGCGTGTCGGCACGACAGGTGCTGGCAGGCAAGCTGCTGGCGCTCGGCCTCGTCGCCATGTTGATTGGCCTGCCAGCAATGATCGGCTTTGCCCTGATTGCCGGAAAGCCCGGTGCGCTCGCCGCGCCGATGGCGATCATCGCCGGGGGCTATGCCGCTTATCTTGCGCTGTGGTCGGTCATCGTCATCCTCGTCTCAGCACTTGCGGGACGCAGCCGTGATGCGTTGCTCGGGCTGATCGCGCTGTGGGCCGTGGTCGTTATCCTGTTGCCTCGCGTCGCGCCGGACATCGCCGGGCACGCATATCCGCTGCCGACGAAGCTGGAAACCGACATCGCGATCCAGCGCGACCTGCGCGCGCTGGGCGACAGCCACAATCCTGACGATCCTTTCTTCGCCGCCTTCAAGCAGAAGATACTCCGTCAATATGGGGTGAGCCGGGTCGAGGATCTTCCGGTCAACTACAAGGGCCTATTGGGAATGGAGGGCGAGAAACTGACCGCCGGCCTTTTCGAGCGTTATGCGACCGACAGCTTCGGCAAGCAGGTGGCGCAAAGCAGCCTGATGGACGGCTTTGGAATCGCCAGCCCGGCCGTCGCGCTGCGGCGATTGTCGATGGCGGCGGCGGGCACCGACCTCAACGGTCATCGTCGCTTCCTCGCTCAAGCAGAGGCCTATCGCTACGACATCGTCCAGCGTCTCAATCGCCTGCAGGCGGAAAATGTCCGCTACGCCGACGATACTGCTCAGGATGAGGGAGCCGACGACCGCAACCGCGTATCGTCTCAAAACTGGGGAATGATCCCAGCCTTCACCTTCAACCCCGCATCGGCGCGCGATCTGGTCCGGGCCAGCCTGCCCGGACTCTGGCTGATCCTGGCTTGGCTTGCCGTCGTAACCCTTGCCCTCTTTCCCCTTGCGAGCCGTCTGCAGAGGCATGCGAAATGAGTCTGTTATCTCACGAACTGCGGCTGCTCCTGCGGTCGCGCATGGCGATGGGCGCGCTCGCACTCGTCGCCTTCCTCTCAGTGGCCAGCATCATTGCTGGCATGGTGGAAGTCGCGCATCAGCGCGCTGTCATCGCCCGCATCGCCCCTCAGCAGGCGGAGGATATCGGCGCGATCGCCAAATGGGTTGATCATGACAAGGATGCCGGGAGCGCGG encodes:
- a CDS encoding ABC transporter ATP-binding protein — encoded protein: MPLTAAGQLIAIDDIRLSYGSHQILRGLSLHVAAGEIYALLGGNGAGKSTTLSTLLGFAKPDSGTVRICGFDPVVQADDAREQIAYVPENVALYDHLSARENAHYLLALSGRQPAQADIDAAFAATGLQQAAWNKRLSGFSKGMRQKVAISIALLREVPVLLLDEPSSGLDPRATADFNALVHGVAKKGAAVLMVTHDLLSAVDIADRIGFLEAGRIVDEASAQGEERFDVRELHRKFAHEAVAA
- a CDS encoding TonB-dependent siderophore receptor — encoded protein: MLRQSLASMALAASATLLAPDIARAQEAGEEQAIVITGSRQASTSISGLVIDPLLLPQNVRLLDDRLIDQAGFTDLSQLFDLAGGMSRQNSFGGAWDAYAIRGFSGDINQGPDLLVNRFSANRGFNARRDVATVDSFQILKGPASALSGKGEPGGSINIVTKAPLDHFHAEADLSHASYDTRRGSVDFGGPAAAGLGVRMIGVYQQGDSFRDYNRSDRLLIAPSIGWQPADGVRFLYQLEYNLVHFTHDRGLVAFNGDGKALPRDRFLGEPNDGQMRQRTSQHQGTLTIDLAHGIAIEAGMQYRDGMLAGQSTHNSALIGTRLGRQLRIHDYSWQDLSGRIELSANGSLLGVEHQLRIGGDAFDYDQRRIFHRFSPTAANPYDIDIFNPVYGQPKPAATLNQDLLERLRGKSLYAQDLMTLGSMFSLLLGVRHDWIRQHNINYRTGTQDRQSPSVTSPRAAFTFAPSQNVSAYVSWGRSFRFNQGVDANADPFAPERGEALEGGVKYALLDKRLTGTLSLYRITKDNVLVSDGTSSGFSIAAGRARSKGAEFDANLAIDDRLTVTAVYAYTDAKVVRDTRPGLVGTRLLNIPKHSGALYGHWQSAGSQPGSVGIGAGATYVGSRPGDDVASGFRLPDYLTARLNLSYQLSKGVSVHLDAENLFDAYYLESSYSNVWITPGAPRTIRGRAVLSL
- a CDS encoding DUF3526 domain-containing protein, with product MNPVGSSPIRLVAADELRLMLRNRVGMVAFSLLVLLTLVAAFIAWSHQRDIAEMRARFQNEATQAFDAQPDRHPHRVVHYGHFVYRPLGPLAAFDPGVDAFTGNSMFLEGHRQNTANFGDIRQSSLLVRFGQLTPAFVLQVIAPLLLIFLGHGVVARERERGTLRQLLVQGVSARQVLAGKLLALGLVAMLIGLPAMIGFALIAGKPGALAAPMAIIAGGYAAYLALWSVIVILVSALAGRSRDALLGLIALWAVVVILLPRVAPDIAGHAYPLPTKLETDIAIQRDLRALGDSHNPDDPFFAAFKQKILRQYGVSRVEDLPVNYKGLLGMEGEKLTAGLFERYATDSFGKQVAQSSLMDGFGIASPAVALRRLSMAAAGTDLNGHRRFLAQAEAYRYDIVQRLNRLQAENVRYADDTAQDEGADDRNRVSSQNWGMIPAFTFNPASARDLVRASLPGLWLILAWLAVVTLALFPLASRLQRHAK